In Phycisphaerales bacterium, the following proteins share a genomic window:
- a CDS encoding BlaI/MecI/CopY family transcriptional regulator — translation MVEPSKPISDAELEVLKQLWDSQGGATVRALHEALRSAGRDWAYTTVQTLLQRLEEKGCIRKDASERAHVFKAAVSREDLLGSQLDDLMQRLCEGQASPLLLSLVQRRSLSSQDISELRQLLKQMEHESPRDEAAAPPSPARLRKRRRRGGRDEPRA, via the coding sequence ATGGTTGAACCGAGCAAGCCAATCAGCGATGCGGAACTCGAAGTCCTCAAGCAGTTGTGGGACAGCCAGGGCGGCGCCACCGTCCGCGCCCTCCACGAGGCGCTCCGCTCGGCCGGCCGCGACTGGGCCTACACCACCGTGCAGACGCTGCTCCAGCGCCTCGAAGAAAAGGGCTGCATCCGCAAGGACGCCTCGGAGCGGGCCCACGTCTTCAAGGCCGCCGTCTCGCGTGAAGACCTGCTGGGCAGCCAACTCGATGACCTCATGCAGCGGCTGTGCGAGGGCCAGGCCTCTCCCCTGCTGCTTTCGCTCGTCCAGCGGCGCTCGCTGTCGTCGCAGGACATCAGCGAACTGCGCCAACTGCTCAAACAGATGGAGCACGAGTCGCCGCGCGACGAGGCGGCCGCGCCGCCTTCGCCGGCCCGGCTGCGCAAGCGCCGTCGGCGCGGCGGGCGCGATGAGCCGCGCGCCTGA
- the nuoH gene encoding NADH-quinone oxidoreductase subunit NuoH, with protein sequence MPHVDSIPAQVFVSVIVCLVVFGAIQGVIAYLILWERKVVSWIQDRIGPNRVGPAGLLQPLADGLKLFFKEDYTPGQVDRRLFILAPAFIIIPALIGWAIVPWGGQWNFPGMTLWGWLPIIGGAVIEPARVNVAAAGSVSVGIVYVIATASIGVYGVVLGGWASNSKYAFLGGLRAGAQMISYEIPLGVAILIVLLTSGSLRPDVIIESQTAGAWFLIAHPLAAVICFVSMLAEANRAPFDLAEAEQELVGGYHTEYAAMKWALFFFAEYGHMITSSAIFTVLFLGGWHLFPFVPQPVAGGLIAVLLKVIVFAAKVGLLITFMIVIRWTLPRFRYDQLMNLAWRMLIPLSALLLVGTSVLVYLGLTQWWWMLAMNIVIGGVIYLAQPMLPRTRSSNEKVRLLGSRFHAPQA encoded by the coding sequence ATGCCGCACGTCGATTCGATTCCGGCCCAGGTCTTTGTCAGCGTGATCGTCTGTCTCGTCGTCTTCGGCGCGATCCAGGGCGTCATTGCGTACCTGATCCTGTGGGAGCGCAAGGTCGTCTCGTGGATTCAGGACCGCATCGGCCCCAACCGCGTCGGCCCCGCCGGGCTTCTCCAGCCGCTGGCCGACGGGCTGAAGCTTTTCTTCAAGGAAGACTACACCCCCGGCCAGGTCGATCGCCGCCTGTTCATCCTCGCGCCGGCGTTCATCATCATCCCCGCGCTGATCGGCTGGGCGATCGTGCCGTGGGGCGGGCAGTGGAACTTCCCGGGCATGACGCTCTGGGGCTGGCTGCCCATCATCGGCGGGGCGGTGATCGAACCCGCGCGCGTGAACGTCGCCGCGGCGGGCAGCGTGAGTGTCGGCATCGTCTACGTCATCGCCACGGCCAGCATCGGCGTGTACGGCGTCGTGCTCGGCGGCTGGGCCTCCAACAGCAAGTACGCCTTTCTCGGCGGCCTGCGCGCCGGCGCCCAGATGATCAGCTACGAGATCCCGCTGGGCGTGGCGATCCTTATCGTGCTGCTCACGAGCGGGTCGCTGCGGCCCGACGTGATCATCGAATCGCAGACGGCCGGGGCGTGGTTCCTCATCGCGCATCCTCTCGCGGCGGTCATCTGCTTCGTCTCGATGCTTGCCGAGGCGAATCGCGCGCCCTTCGATCTCGCTGAAGCCGAGCAGGAACTCGTCGGCGGATACCACACCGAGTATGCGGCGATGAAGTGGGCTCTGTTCTTCTTCGCCGAATACGGCCACATGATCACGAGCAGCGCGATCTTTACCGTGCTGTTTCTCGGCGGCTGGCACCTGTTCCCCTTCGTTCCGCAGCCGGTTGCGGGCGGGCTGATCGCGGTGCTGCTCAAGGTGATCGTCTTCGCCGCCAAGGTGGGCCTGCTCATCACCTTTATGATCGTGATCCGCTGGACGCTGCCGCGTTTTCGCTACGACCAGCTCATGAATCTCGCCTGGAGGATGCTCATTCCGCTCTCGGCGCTGCTGCTCGTGGGCACCTCGGTCCTGGTCTACCTCGGCCTGACCCAGTGGTGGTGGATGCTGGCGATGAACATCGTGATCGGCGGAGTCATCTACCTCGCGCAGCCGATGTTGCCCAGAACCCGCAGCAGCAATGAAAAGGTCCGCCTGCTCGGCTCGCGGTTCCACGCTCCGCAGGCATGA
- the carB gene encoding carbamoyl-phosphate synthase large subunit, whose product MPRRSDIRTILIIGSGPIVIGQGCEFDYSGTQACKALKEEGYRVVLVNSNPATIMTDPGFSDRTYIEPITPEAVRKIIANEKRLGNPIDALLPTLGGQTALNCACALYDNGTLDEFGVEMIGATREVIHRAEDREQFRRTIEAIGLEQARARTVTDMDQAREFMAEVGLPAIIRPAFTLGGSGGGIAYNVDEFEEIVRRGLDASPIGQVLIDESLLGWKEFELEVVRDKADNVVIVCGIENIDPMGVHTGDSITVAPILTLTDKEYQRMRDAAIAIIRAIGVETGGSNIQFATNPQTGRMIVVEMNPRVSRSSALASKATGFPIARIATKLAIGYTLDELRNDITGTTSACFEPTIDYVVTKMPRWTFEKFPEADETLTTQMKSVGEAMAIGRTFKESLQKAIRSMEVKRFGLGLDKNDKWLEAARAIEHNRQLSLDINSPTGLAADGSPLVWPIDLEKLRRKLGVPSQGRLYYIRYAMKMGWTDDQIHDLTRIDRWFLDQIRQLVEFEDLLCSYSTLEQVPREVIAEAKRLGYSDPQLANLYIGDISTPSIMRVREHRQRLGIEPVYKLVDTCAAEFEAITPYYYSTYETPFQRSEGDRRSALAKAGGCDDEIRISDRRKVVILGGGPNRIGQGIEFDYCCCQASFAMREMGFESVMINSNPETVSTDFDTSDLLFFEPLTLEDTLNVIERLNGRPLGGHGTDELGRNGLVHGVIVQYGGQTPLNLAHGLLAGGAPIIGTSVDSIDLAEDRDRFRDLLNRLGLMQPRSGIARSIDQAVEIAGRIGYPVLVRPSYVLGGRGMEICDDQKSLLGYMAKAVVASDLANAPILIDQFLDDAFEVDVDVIADYSHEREGGRALVCGVMEHIEQAGVHSGDSACTLPPYSLHPPIVNRIKAVSRQLAEGLRVQGLMNVQLAVKENSELGDEIFILEVNPRASRTVPFVSKATGVSWARAAAKIMAGETIDGLNLAENTNPRFISVKESVFPFKKFPGVDVILGPEMRSTGEVMGIDRDFELAYAKALMGAGVFLPTEGNVFISVRESDKEAIVDLVRKLKALGFGVYTTSGTNKVLTEHGIETKVLRKISEGVRPNVLDMIKNRELQMIINTPTRKGAKTDEGKIRAAVVRQGIPMATTRTCAAAVVRAIEALRASQWRVSALQDHYPTNSTAPTIRKPAERVAAR is encoded by the coding sequence ATGCCGCGGCGCTCTGATATCCGTACGATCCTGATCATCGGCTCCGGTCCCATCGTGATCGGACAGGGTTGCGAATTTGACTACTCCGGAACACAGGCGTGCAAGGCCCTCAAAGAAGAGGGCTACCGCGTCGTGCTGGTCAATTCCAATCCCGCCACCATCATGACCGACCCGGGCTTCTCGGACCGGACCTACATCGAGCCCATCACCCCCGAGGCTGTCCGCAAGATCATCGCCAACGAGAAGCGGCTGGGCAATCCCATCGACGCCCTGCTGCCCACTCTCGGCGGGCAGACCGCCCTCAACTGCGCGTGCGCCCTCTACGACAACGGCACGCTTGACGAGTTCGGCGTCGAGATGATCGGCGCCACCCGAGAGGTCATCCACCGCGCGGAAGACCGCGAGCAATTCCGCCGAACCATCGAAGCCATCGGACTCGAGCAGGCCCGGGCGCGGACCGTAACCGACATGGACCAGGCCCGCGAGTTCATGGCCGAGGTCGGGCTGCCGGCGATCATCAGACCCGCCTTCACCCTCGGCGGCAGCGGCGGCGGCATCGCCTACAACGTCGACGAGTTCGAGGAAATCGTCCGCCGCGGCCTGGACGCCTCGCCCATCGGGCAGGTGCTCATCGACGAATCGCTGCTGGGCTGGAAAGAATTCGAACTCGAAGTCGTCCGCGACAAGGCCGACAACGTCGTCATCGTCTGCGGCATCGAGAACATCGATCCCATGGGCGTGCACACCGGCGATTCGATTACCGTCGCGCCGATCCTCACACTCACCGACAAGGAATACCAGCGGATGCGCGATGCGGCCATCGCCATCATCCGCGCCATCGGCGTTGAAACAGGCGGCTCGAACATCCAGTTTGCCACCAACCCGCAGACCGGCCGCATGATCGTCGTCGAGATGAATCCGCGTGTGTCGCGATCCTCGGCCCTGGCGTCCAAGGCCACGGGCTTTCCCATCGCCCGCATCGCCACCAAACTCGCGATCGGCTACACGCTCGATGAACTGCGCAATGACATCACCGGCACGACCAGCGCGTGCTTCGAGCCGACGATTGACTACGTCGTGACGAAGATGCCGCGCTGGACGTTCGAGAAGTTCCCCGAGGCGGATGAGACGCTCACCACGCAGATGAAGAGCGTCGGCGAAGCAATGGCGATCGGCCGCACGTTCAAGGAGAGCCTGCAGAAGGCGATCCGGTCGATGGAGGTCAAGCGCTTCGGGCTGGGCCTGGACAAGAACGACAAGTGGCTCGAGGCGGCTCGCGCCATCGAGCACAACCGCCAGCTCTCGCTGGACATCAACAGCCCGACGGGGCTCGCGGCGGACGGCTCGCCGCTCGTCTGGCCCATCGACCTCGAAAAACTGCGGCGCAAACTCGGCGTGCCGAGCCAGGGCCGGCTGTACTACATCCGCTACGCGATGAAGATGGGCTGGACCGACGATCAGATCCACGACCTTACGCGCATCGACCGCTGGTTCCTCGATCAGATCCGCCAGCTCGTTGAGTTTGAGGATCTGCTCTGCTCGTATTCGACGCTTGAACAGGTGCCGCGCGAAGTCATCGCCGAGGCCAAGCGGCTGGGCTATTCCGATCCGCAACTGGCCAATCTCTACATCGGCGACATCTCCACGCCGTCCATCATGCGCGTGCGCGAGCACCGCCAGCGCCTGGGCATCGAGCCGGTGTACAAACTCGTAGACACGTGCGCCGCCGAGTTCGAAGCGATCACGCCGTACTACTACTCGACGTACGAGACGCCGTTCCAACGCAGCGAAGGTGATCGACGCTCAGCTTTGGCGAAGGCTGGGGGTTGCGATGACGAAATCCGCATCAGCGACCGGCGCAAGGTCGTCATCCTCGGCGGCGGCCCCAACCGCATCGGCCAGGGGATCGAGTTCGACTACTGCTGCTGCCAGGCGTCCTTCGCCATGCGCGAGATGGGCTTCGAGTCGGTCATGATCAACTCGAATCCTGAAACCGTCTCAACCGATTTCGACACCTCGGATCTGCTCTTCTTCGAGCCGCTCACGCTCGAAGACACGCTCAACGTCATCGAGCGCCTCAACGGCCGGCCGCTGGGCGGGCACGGCACCGATGAACTCGGCCGCAACGGGTTGGTCCACGGCGTGATCGTGCAGTACGGCGGCCAGACGCCGCTCAACCTCGCACACGGCCTGCTCGCCGGAGGAGCGCCGATCATCGGCACCAGCGTCGATTCGATCGATCTCGCCGAGGATCGCGACCGCTTCCGCGACCTGCTCAACCGGCTTGGCCTCATGCAGCCGCGCAGCGGCATCGCCCGGAGCATCGATCAGGCCGTAGAGATCGCCGGCCGCATCGGCTATCCCGTGCTCGTGCGCCCGAGTTATGTGCTGGGCGGACGCGGCATGGAAATCTGCGACGACCAGAAGTCGCTGCTGGGCTACATGGCCAAGGCCGTGGTCGCCAGCGACCTGGCCAACGCGCCCATTCTCATCGACCAGTTCCTCGACGACGCCTTCGAGGTGGATGTCGATGTCATCGCCGACTATTCACACGAGCGCGAGGGCGGACGAGCGCTGGTCTGCGGCGTGATGGAGCACATCGAACAGGCCGGCGTGCACAGCGGCGACTCCGCCTGCACCCTGCCGCCCTACAGCCTGCACCCGCCGATCGTCAATCGCATCAAGGCCGTTTCGCGTCAACTGGCCGAGGGCCTGCGCGTGCAGGGGCTGATGAACGTTCAACTTGCCGTCAAGGAAAACAGCGAACTCGGCGATGAGATCTTCATCCTCGAAGTCAACCCGCGCGCCTCGCGCACTGTGCCGTTTGTCAGCAAGGCCACGGGCGTTTCCTGGGCGCGCGCCGCCGCGAAGATCATGGCCGGCGAGACGATCGACGGCCTCAACCTCGCCGAAAACACCAATCCGCGCTTCATCTCCGTCAAGGAGTCCGTCTTCCCCTTCAAGAAGTTCCCGGGCGTCGATGTCATCCTCGGCCCCGAGATGCGCTCGACTGGGGAAGTCATGGGGATCGATCGCGACTTCGAACTCGCTTACGCCAAGGCGCTCATGGGCGCCGGGGTGTTCCTGCCGACCGAGGGCAACGTCTTCATTTCCGTGCGCGAGAGCGACAAGGAAGCGATCGTCGATCTGGTTCGCAAACTCAAGGCCCTGGGATTCGGCGTCTACACCACCAGCGGCACGAACAAAGTGCTCACCGAACACGGCATCGAGACGAAAGTGCTGCGCAAGATCAGCGAGGGCGTGCGGCCCAACGTGCTCGACATGATCAAGAACCGCGAACTGCAGATGATCATCAACACGCCGACGCGCAAGGGCGCCAAGACCGACGAAGGCAAGATTCGCGCGGCCGTGGTCCGCCAGGGCATCCCCATGGCAACGACGCGCACGTGCGCCGCGGCAGTGGTCCGCGCCATCGAGGCGCTGCGCGCCTCGCAGTGGCGCGTTTCGGCGCTGCAGGATCATTACCCCACCAACTCGACGGCTCCGACGATCCGCAAACCGGCTGAGCGCGTCGCCGCCCGCTGA
- a CDS encoding 1-acyl-sn-glycerol-3-phosphate acyltransferase, translating into MMRVELVVPLVLLTVALSVGAAQQLDALRRRCPRPTWSGVLVWIAFRLFARLVHRARYVGGEALEAAGRPLLLVSNHTGAADPILLQAGCPFEVRWMMMREMNRGAVDWFTRYGRIILVERDGKDLASTREALRHLRGGGVIGIFPEGGIERPPEMLRRFHSGVGFLVARSGAAVAPVWISGTPKVDNAMASLYTRGRARVQFGPIMRFDDINDADEITRRIRDCIASMSGWPTSDAIADDPMQPPPKSGDASPACPTMSPHDRPH; encoded by the coding sequence GTGATGCGAGTCGAACTGGTGGTGCCGTTGGTTCTCCTGACCGTCGCGCTGAGCGTCGGCGCCGCCCAGCAACTCGATGCGCTGCGGCGCCGCTGTCCAAGGCCGACCTGGTCAGGTGTGCTCGTCTGGATCGCGTTTCGACTCTTCGCGCGGCTCGTGCATCGGGCTCGGTACGTCGGCGGAGAAGCGCTGGAAGCGGCTGGTCGCCCATTGCTGCTCGTCTCCAACCACACCGGCGCGGCAGACCCGATTCTCCTCCAGGCCGGCTGCCCGTTCGAAGTCCGGTGGATGATGATGCGCGAGATGAACCGCGGCGCGGTGGACTGGTTCACCCGCTACGGCCGAATCATCCTCGTCGAGCGCGATGGCAAAGACCTCGCCTCAACGCGCGAGGCCCTGCGCCACCTCCGTGGAGGCGGGGTCATCGGCATCTTCCCCGAAGGCGGCATCGAACGACCGCCTGAAATGCTCCGGCGATTCCACAGCGGCGTCGGATTCCTCGTGGCGCGATCCGGTGCGGCCGTGGCGCCCGTCTGGATCAGCGGCACGCCCAAGGTGGATAACGCGATGGCCAGCCTCTATACGCGCGGCCGGGCCCGTGTGCAGTTCGGTCCGATCATGCGCTTTGACGACATCAACGACGCCGACGAGATCACGCGACGGATCCGCGACTGCATCGCCTCCATGTCGGGCTGGCCGACCAGCGACGCAATCGCCGACGATCCCATGCAGCCGCCGCCCAAATCCGGCGACGCGAGCCCCGCCTGCCCTACGATGTCTCCACATGATCGTCCGCATTGA
- a CDS encoding tetratricopeptide repeat protein — MLEWIVENTVMALVLAAGVCIACRLFKARPAVCHFLWVLVLVRLVAPPVSITHWPPEPMRDRISGFVDSHSTQIASQFAHYLSLSGGALHADNRSVSAGSAAPVQPNPIEPALLPEEQTAPAAAAASPQPLADSSSSEPASRIAPTAQPSPPAESNAVQYATNAWNSDPKAQPTQPDEAESAEPMASEMTLAEMKREQVAWKDLYADKKLLRAAAGDADGSMTLPPWAARSLRTLGLALLAIWAVGALVALAIHIRRIARFHAAARQAPMAPRWLADRVDRLADELGLAAPAVRTMRGLSSPVIWGFGAPTLLWPTGDAALAQHDAQRCDGIVVHELAHLRRRDHWLAWFEVFAVSLLWWHPLAHLACRRLHEYADLACDSWVVSMLPTHRGLYAASIVDLIEQLSTAPRAALALGVGTSSRRSLVERRLIMIVKERTVCRLSPAAALAALLGVAALVPSWAGGASGWLAPPTEVSIDPAIAAEHGDLIREAILQRRAETFYNTKDWQRAAGAYEAILQAQPDHSHAASRLSYCLMAMGELDRAQQLLEQQIEKSREPAIAHYNLACVLARRGQTNAAFEQLTAAVKYGFDQLELVNTDSDLDALRDDDRFRAFAGDVNFVDSLQKQGQQAINEEDWAAAAVHFGKLARLAPNDGQAQHMLSYASILASRDADSDARRDEYLATARAAQARQIELDHLPAVGHYNAACVDAIQGRVDSGLDHLAASINLGFRDFELVRGDPDLDGLRGNSRFNDLVASVESAPRPKQEIADAIEAGDYQHAAKLLQAAGKMADQNGDLSWSLGYAQFGDGEYAQAEQSFLRALQRGHDAGDAVYNLACCAARQGRTTAALGYLEAAVHAGFLDAEHMQGDDDLASIRDEKRFEDIINLANDSRILENFGAADWNHLLSQSEKQIAKDSTNGGAHLRQGWALLRLGRYEDARAAFARQSELGFAPSIASYNIACCETALGRHDRAIEVLAQLATQDHGGILNAAFVNSDPDLKALHNHPRFKEIVAAFEKHDEQMEKTVHVESHDGSHEVHWEVTNEAEHDEPAR, encoded by the coding sequence ATGCTTGAGTGGATCGTTGAAAACACCGTGATGGCGCTGGTCCTGGCCGCAGGCGTGTGCATCGCCTGCCGACTGTTCAAAGCCCGGCCGGCCGTGTGCCACTTCCTCTGGGTGCTCGTGCTGGTGCGCCTCGTCGCGCCGCCGGTGTCGATCACGCACTGGCCGCCCGAGCCGATGCGCGATCGCATCAGCGGCTTCGTCGATTCGCATTCGACGCAGATCGCGTCTCAATTTGCACATTACCTGTCTCTTTCGGGAGGAGCGCTGCATGCTGACAACCGCTCCGTCAGCGCAGGTTCCGCAGCGCCGGTTCAACCCAACCCCATTGAACCGGCGCTGCTCCCGGAAGAGCAGACCGCGCCAGCCGCTGCGGCCGCGTCGCCGCAGCCGCTGGCAGACTCCTCTTCGTCCGAGCCGGCTTCGCGGATCGCCCCCACCGCGCAGCCTTCGCCGCCGGCAGAGTCGAATGCCGTTCAATATGCCACGAACGCGTGGAACAGCGATCCGAAGGCTCAGCCGACTCAGCCGGATGAAGCCGAGTCAGCCGAGCCGATGGCGTCTGAAATGACGCTCGCGGAAATGAAGCGCGAGCAGGTCGCGTGGAAAGATCTCTACGCCGACAAGAAGTTGCTCCGCGCCGCGGCCGGCGACGCGGACGGCTCGATGACCCTGCCGCCCTGGGCCGCGCGCTCGCTGCGCACTCTGGGTCTGGCCCTGCTGGCGATCTGGGCCGTCGGCGCGCTGGTCGCGCTGGCGATTCACATCCGGCGCATCGCCCGCTTCCACGCGGCAGCGCGGCAGGCGCCGATGGCGCCGCGGTGGCTGGCAGACCGAGTCGATCGACTCGCGGATGAACTGGGACTCGCCGCGCCGGCGGTGCGGACGATGCGCGGCCTGAGCTCGCCGGTGATCTGGGGATTCGGCGCTCCAACGCTGCTCTGGCCGACGGGCGACGCCGCGCTGGCCCAGCACGATGCGCAGCGCTGCGATGGCATCGTCGTCCACGAACTGGCCCACCTGCGCCGCCGAGACCACTGGCTGGCGTGGTTTGAGGTCTTCGCGGTCTCGCTGCTCTGGTGGCATCCGCTGGCGCACCTGGCGTGCCGCCGGCTGCACGAGTACGCCGATCTCGCATGCGATTCGTGGGTCGTGTCGATGCTCCCGACGCATCGCGGGCTCTACGCGGCGTCGATCGTGGACCTGATTGAACAACTTTCGACGGCTCCCCGGGCAGCGTTGGCGCTGGGGGTGGGGACTTCGTCACGTCGCTCCCTGGTTGAAAGGAGACTCATCATGATCGTGAAAGAACGGACGGTGTGCCGGCTGTCGCCCGCGGCTGCTCTGGCCGCATTGCTGGGCGTGGCGGCGCTGGTGCCTTCGTGGGCCGGTGGCGCTTCGGGTTGGCTCGCGCCCCCGACTGAAGTCAGCATCGATCCGGCCATCGCGGCCGAACACGGCGATCTGATCCGTGAGGCCATTCTCCAACGCCGCGCGGAAACCTTCTACAACACCAAAGACTGGCAGCGCGCCGCCGGCGCCTACGAAGCGATCCTGCAGGCCCAGCCGGACCATTCCCATGCCGCGAGTCGCCTGTCGTACTGCCTCATGGCCATGGGCGAACTCGACCGCGCTCAACAACTCCTCGAGCAGCAGATCGAAAAGAGTCGCGAGCCGGCGATCGCGCACTACAACCTGGCCTGCGTGCTCGCGCGCCGGGGGCAGACGAACGCGGCTTTCGAACAACTCACCGCCGCCGTGAAGTACGGCTTCGATCAACTCGAACTCGTCAACACGGATTCCGATCTCGACGCCCTGCGCGACGATGACCGCTTCCGCGCCTTCGCCGGCGACGTGAACTTCGTCGATTCGCTTCAGAAGCAGGGCCAGCAGGCCATCAACGAGGAAGACTGGGCCGCGGCGGCGGTCCACTTCGGCAAACTGGCCAGGCTCGCGCCCAATGACGGCCAGGCGCAGCACATGCTCAGTTACGCCAGTATCCTCGCCAGCCGCGACGCCGACAGCGACGCCCGGCGCGATGAGTATCTCGCGACGGCCCGCGCCGCCCAGGCGCGGCAGATCGAACTCGATCACCTCCCGGCCGTGGGCCACTACAACGCGGCGTGCGTGGATGCGATTCAGGGCCGCGTCGATTCGGGGCTGGATCATCTGGCCGCGTCGATCAATCTCGGCTTCCGCGACTTCGAACTGGTGCGCGGAGACCCCGATCTCGACGGGCTGCGCGGCAACAGCCGATTCAACGACCTCGTCGCCTCAGTCGAGAGCGCGCCGCGGCCCAAACAGGAGATCGCCGATGCGATCGAGGCCGGCGACTATCAGCACGCGGCGAAACTGCTCCAGGCGGCCGGCAAGATGGCCGATCAGAATGGCGATCTCTCGTGGTCGCTCGGCTATGCCCAGTTCGGCGACGGTGAATATGCGCAGGCGGAGCAGTCGTTCCTTCGCGCCCTGCAGCGCGGTCACGACGCCGGCGACGCTGTCTACAACCTCGCGTGCTGCGCGGCCCGCCAGGGCCGCACCACTGCGGCGCTGGGCTATCTCGAAGCGGCGGTGCACGCGGGATTCCTCGACGCCGAGCACATGCAAGGCGACGACGATCTCGCCTCGATCCGCGACGAGAAGCGCTTCGAGGACATCATCAACCTCGCCAACGATTCGCGCATCCTTGAGAACTTCGGCGCTGCAGACTGGAATCACCTCCTGAGCCAGTCCGAGAAGCAGATCGCCAAGGACTCGACCAACGGCGGCGCGCACCTGCGGCAGGGATGGGCCCTGCTGCGCCTGGGCCGCTACGAAGACGCCCGCGCGGCCTTCGCGCGGCAGAGCGAACTGGGCTTTGCCCCGTCGATCGCCTCGTACAACATCGCCTGCTGCGAAACGGCCCTGGGCCGGCACGACCGGGCCATCGAGGTACTCGCCCAGCTCGCGACGCAGGACCACGGCGGGATCCTCAACGCCGCATTCGTGAACTCCGATCCCGATCTGAAGGCTCTGCACAACCATCCACGCTTCAAGGAGATCGTCGCCGCGTTCGAAAAGCACGATGAGCAGATGGAAAAGACCGTGCACGTCGAGAGCCACGACGGCTCGCACGAGGTCCACTGGGAAGTGACAAACGAAGCCGAGCACGACGAGCCGGCCCGCTGA
- a CDS encoding mannose-1-phosphate guanylyltransferase has product MRYIVIIAGGSGTRLWPMSRADRPKQLLPLVNGRSLLELAVRRGEALVDPDRLYICAGESMRAAVLDAGLVSTDRYIAEPQGRDTCAAIALSAAVLSTCDPDAVFGVLTADHLIDPIDRFARTFELGLALVETHPQRAVVFAVTPTYPATGYGYIEQGEVIDGFAPACRVTSFTEKPDEQRACAFIESGRYGWNSGMFVFSARGFLEALGCHQPEIAAGVAEIGRTWGTPQQAEVLARVYPTLPRISVDFGVMEPLSREAGDLVCAVPLDVNWLDIGSWPALAQTLAADERGNRTNALLRTIDSRGVTALSDDPTHTIAAIGCENLIIVRTADATLVVPASQAEKVKMIAGMVDRRVQ; this is encoded by the coding sequence ATGCGGTACATTGTCATCATCGCGGGCGGCTCGGGGACGCGGCTGTGGCCCATGAGCCGGGCTGACCGGCCTAAGCAACTGCTGCCGCTCGTAAATGGCCGCAGCCTGCTCGAACTCGCCGTGCGCCGCGGTGAGGCGCTGGTCGACCCGGACCGACTCTACATCTGCGCCGGAGAGTCCATGCGTGCGGCCGTGCTCGACGCAGGGCTGGTCAGCACGGACCGGTACATTGCCGAGCCGCAGGGGCGCGACACGTGCGCAGCCATCGCGCTCAGCGCTGCGGTTCTCTCAACGTGCGATCCGGACGCAGTCTTCGGCGTGCTGACGGCGGACCATCTCATCGACCCGATCGACCGCTTCGCGCGCACGTTCGAACTCGGGCTGGCGCTCGTGGAAACTCACCCGCAGCGAGCCGTCGTCTTTGCCGTCACGCCGACGTATCCGGCGACGGGCTATGGCTACATCGAGCAGGGCGAGGTCATCGATGGCTTTGCGCCCGCGTGCCGGGTGACCTCGTTTACGGAAAAGCCCGATGAGCAGCGGGCCTGCGCCTTCATCGAGTCCGGCCGCTACGGCTGGAACAGCGGGATGTTCGTCTTCTCGGCGCGCGGCTTTCTGGAGGCGCTCGGCTGCCATCAGCCGGAGATTGCCGCCGGCGTGGCCGAAATCGGTCGGACGTGGGGTACGCCGCAGCAGGCCGAAGTGCTCGCCCGCGTGTACCCGACGCTGCCGCGCATCAGCGTGGACTTCGGCGTCATGGAGCCGCTGTCGCGCGAGGCGGGTGACCTGGTCTGCGCGGTGCCGCTCGATGTGAACTGGCTCGACATTGGCAGTTGGCCGGCGCTGGCGCAGACCCTGGCCGCCGACGAACGCGGCAACCGGACCAACGCGCTGCTGCGCACCATCGACTCGCGCGGCGTCACCGCCTTGAGCGACGACCCCACCCACACGATCGCCGCAATCGGCTGCGAGAATCTCATCATCGTCCGCACCGCCGACGCGACGCTTGTCGTGCCGGCTTCTCAGGCCGAGAAGGTCAAGATGATCGCCGGAATGGTGGACCGGCGCGTGCAGTAG